Proteins encoded in a region of the Halioglobus maricola genome:
- the bamB gene encoding outer membrane protein assembly factor BamB — MRGNKLWIAALLMSVVLSGCSTVKGWFETDDDDPREPAELFDIEQSVKIKKLWSVGVGNGQGKGLYKLQPVIDSGTIYAASADGEVKAVSLSSGKQQWKADLDTSLSGGVGVYGDALLVGSSDGSVLKLSASNGEVLWSTRLQGEVLAPPQGNGRVVVAQTYDGKLQGLDFATGERLWAYDSNVPVLTIRGTSTPILNNNTVYAGFASGRVLAFDADTGAIDWEVRVAISQGRSEIERIVDVDGTMALIGSELYAASYQGRVVAIDAASGRKVWQKDVSSFAGVSQGFGNVYVTDDDGTLSAYLRNGQGLRWQQDALSFRELSRPTPVSSYVAVTDFEGVLHLVSQVDGEFVGRTKLGGGGARADMLADGNRLYVYTNKGKLTALEVQAKN; from the coding sequence GGTTCGAGACTGACGATGACGATCCGCGCGAACCCGCGGAGCTGTTCGACATCGAGCAGTCAGTCAAAATCAAGAAACTCTGGTCGGTGGGTGTCGGCAACGGCCAGGGCAAAGGGCTGTATAAACTCCAGCCCGTCATCGACAGTGGCACCATTTACGCCGCCTCCGCCGACGGTGAGGTCAAGGCTGTTTCATTGTCTAGCGGCAAGCAGCAATGGAAGGCGGATCTTGATACTTCGCTCTCTGGCGGCGTCGGCGTATATGGCGATGCCTTGTTGGTCGGCAGTTCCGATGGCTCTGTACTCAAGCTGAGTGCGAGCAATGGTGAAGTTCTCTGGTCAACGCGCCTGCAGGGCGAGGTTCTGGCGCCGCCCCAGGGTAACGGCAGAGTTGTTGTCGCCCAGACTTACGACGGCAAGTTGCAGGGGCTGGATTTTGCCACTGGCGAGCGTCTCTGGGCCTACGACAGCAACGTACCGGTGCTGACTATTCGCGGCACCAGCACGCCCATTCTCAACAACAATACGGTTTACGCCGGCTTTGCCAGCGGTCGTGTCCTGGCCTTTGATGCCGATACTGGCGCGATCGACTGGGAAGTACGTGTGGCTATTTCCCAGGGTCGTTCCGAGATCGAACGTATCGTCGATGTGGACGGCACCATGGCCTTGATCGGTAGCGAGCTCTACGCGGCCAGTTATCAGGGTCGTGTGGTAGCGATCGATGCTGCTTCCGGGCGCAAGGTCTGGCAGAAAGATGTCTCCTCTTTTGCGGGTGTCTCGCAGGGCTTCGGCAATGTCTATGTCACCGATGACGATGGCACCCTGAGCGCATACCTGCGCAATGGCCAGGGGCTGCGTTGGCAGCAGGATGCACTTTCCTTCCGCGAACTGTCTCGTCCCACGCCGGTCAGCAGTTATGTGGCAGTAACGGATTTTGAAGGGGTGCTGCACCTCGTTTCCCAGGTCGACGGCGAATTCGTCGGTCGCACCAAGTTGGGCGGAGGCGGTGCCCGTGCGGATATGCTGGCAGACGGCAACCGACTATATGTTTACACCAACAAGGGCAAATTGACCG